In Solanum lycopersicum chromosome 5, SLM_r2.1, the following are encoded in one genomic region:
- the LOC112941498 gene encoding uncharacterized protein, which produces MQLRVVSEKAKFEMLMSTIFQENACSNIVPTAEEIEAFDIAQVEHAHSTSIPLVQPNEEDDLDNFSTKPPEQLFRTYSRVSDTSPPPLPKRRKKLIIQKKKVSEQNQPDQSNVSPTSDDDVHVSMSSLPQHSNADDVHGSVPQVSPNRLLMHMVLFQTLLRTRLLMFMDMQIHRMSTIKFLILKS; this is translated from the exons ATGCAATTGAGAGTTGTGTCTGAAAAGGCAAAGTTTGAAATGCTTATGTCTACCATTTTCCAAgag AATGCATGTTCAAACATTGTCCCAACAGCAGAGGAAATTGAAGCTTTTGATATTGCTCAAGTTGAACATGCTCATTCTACATCAATACCATTAGTACAACCAAACGAGGAAGATGATTTAGATAATTTCTCCACAAAACCACCCGAACAGTTATTTAGGACATATTCTAGAGTTTCTGATACATCTCCTCCACCACtgccaaaaagaagaaaaaaattgattattcaaaaaaagaagGTGTCAGAACAGAACCAGCCTGATCAATCAAATGTGTCTCCGACATCGGATGATGATGTACATGTTTCCATGTCAAGTCTGCCTCAACATTCGAATGCTGATGATGTACACGGTTCTGTTCCACAAGTGTCACCAAATCGGCTGCTGATGCACATGGTTCTGTTCCAGACGCTTCTCCGAACTCGGCTGCTGATGTTCATGGATATGCAAATTCACAGAATGTCAACAATAAAATTCCTCATATTGAAGAGTTGA
- the LOC112941499 gene encoding uncharacterized protein: MPSKRIQCPYCTSFGSSEKGKEKLKDMDRLYFPFEGCGITDKVSTKLIEEYMNWLTRGLLKNHNNKNSSDDKYRSKSSSFGFTMMDFVVAFPMNKNWFYVMSQPNKCWSDEHIDVIFYYLRKKLKLCSMDQYRYTTTHCLFKSHVKNCYDRYYMDDDDDSLTTQEHIDRTSIVSVHERSIINIIKGFGIPGALPWHLVDEVYIPINCDQELHWVLAVVKLKNRLIRVFHSSISTRKKTIPHAIKMLFKMLPSYLLDSGFFEENERTKFADCHAYKDNITGSLLDPQVPFMIEFAQDIPTQKSNSLDCGLYVTAFAEYISDQINISYADFSPDYLRQRYGALLWSYGSEKAMCGYVSDNDDPPKSKGIVTPPPEEDLVHIV; this comes from the exons ATGCCTTCGAAAAGGATTCAATGTCCATATTGtacttcttttgggtcaagcgagaagggaaaagagaaattgaaggatATGGATCGACTCTATTTCCCGTTCGAAGGATGTGGCATTACAGATAAAGTTTCGACGAAACTTATTGAGGAGTACATGAATTGGTTGACACGGGGGCTTCTAAAAAACCATAACAATAA GAACTCATCAGACGATAAATACAGatctaaatcttcttcttttggatttacgatgatggactttgttgttgctTTTCCAATGAACAAGAATTGGTTTTATGTCATGTCACAGCCAAACAAATGTTGGTCTGATGAG CACATCGATGTGATTTTTTACTACCttcgtaaaaaattaaaactttgcAGCATGGATCAATACAGATACACAACAACCCACTGTTTGTTCAAGTCACATGTAAAAAACTGTTATGATAGATATTACatggacgatgatgatgatagtcTTACTACTCAAGAACATATTGATCGCACTTCAATTGTATCTGTACATGAGAGGTCAATTATTAACATCATCAAAGGGTTTGGAATACCAGGTGCTTTACCATGGCATCTTGTAGATGAGGTCTACATCCCAATTAACTGTGATCAAGAACTCCATTGGGTGTTGGCTGTTGTTAAGTTGAAAAACAGGTTGATACGGGTTTTTCACTCATCAATTAGCACAAGGAAAAAAACAATTCCTCATGCGATCAAGATGTTGTTTAAAATGCTTCCTTCATACCTACTTGACAGtggattttttgaagaaaacgAACGCACAAAATTTGCTGATTGTCATGCATATAAAGACAACATTACTGGTTCACTTCTGGATCCCCAAGTCCCTTTCATGATTGAATTTGCACAAGACATCCCTACACAGAAAAGCAATAGCCT AGACTGTGGGTTATATGTTACTGCATTTGCCGAGTATATAAGTGACCAAATCAATATATCATATGCTGATTTTAGTCCTGATTACCTGCGTCAAAGATATGGAGCATTGCTGTGGAGTTATGGAAGTGAGAAGGCTATGTGCGGATATGTTAGTGACAATGATGATCCACCAAAATCCAAGGGCATAGTCACACCACCACCAGAAGAAGATTTAGTTCACATAGTGTAG